In Glycine soja cultivar W05 chromosome 10, ASM419377v2, whole genome shotgun sequence, the genomic stretch TGTTTGTATTAtttctttatgatttttttttgtaaattattgaagaacttatttatatatatatatatatatatagggattaatttaaaaaataatatatttagagAGAAAGAATCAgcataaaataacaatatttttgCTAAATGAAtggactaaaataaataaaaaattataccaatattttcatattatatatcattatgAATAAGACAAATTATACAAGATACATGCCATTGCTGTCTAAGGCATTAAGTGTTACTACTTTGTAATCCCATGTTTGCCAATCTTATTCCATTTACACTTAGCATTGTTGATATTGTCTCATTTACCCTTGGCATTAATTAGTGTTTAATTTGTAAGTTGTTGATTAGATCTATGTATTTCACTCCTTAATTACAACACAATCCTcttggaaaataataataattatgaagATATATTGATGGTGTCTGATTCCTTCTCCTTCAACCATGAAAACATCTCATTTGTTTCACacataattatcataattaaaaaaaaaactcatatacTCTATCAACTAATAAATGAAACTCACACAATCCTAACCATTTGAGAATTAAGAATAAAGAAGGCAAGTAAGAAAATCTaaacaagagaaaaattaacaatttttgagcattattagaaaacaataattaaaaattaccacTAATATTCAACCAACTTCCACTTCCACTTGGTCATGAGGCGAAAATTGAGCTACGCTTAAAGACCTTCAGTCAACAAAACACAAAGCGcgtagaatttgaaattaagaaaaaaggaaaaaataaactgAGTAAAAATAAGAGGAATGTGAATAAATCGAACACGTAAAAGGTAGAACAAGGAAAAAACGAAAAGCCCTTACAAATTCAAAGTAAGGCTGCGTTAGTTtgtgaagaaagaaaatgaaagaaagtatagggaaaaatgaataaaaagaaaaaaaatgaaagaaagtgaaaaatatAGTCATTTTGTAGAGATAAAAGAAATGTGAAACGAGAAGAAATAAAGGGATACAAtggatagtaaaaaaaaaatttaaataaatcatttgtaCAATTccaattttattcataaaaaaacaaaattccatAAAATCCAATTTTATTCACATGAGCTTgtgttaaataatatttgatttttgttttgtatatattctatttgattttgattttgttatgattttttaaaaatttaacaatcataataaattatgcCCTTAAAAAACTGCACATATGTAAAAAACATGTATTTAATTATGAGAGAGAAGGAATCGAATATCGTATCCACAAACTCGATTTTGGTTACCAGcacattcaattttatttactttcgggtgtttaattttaaaagttgtatatatttttaagatagtAAAATCATTTTCACTAATtgattttattaacaaataaatcattttcattttcacattCAACGTGTATTTACTTTCGGGTCTTTCTTTGCATTTTTTCTTCCGTTCCGAAACGAACAAGGGCTAAAAGAACGAGTGAGAATAAAAGATTCAAAGCAAAAGAGAATGCGTATAGGAAACgagtaaaaccctaaaacacaatcttagagaaaaaggaatagagatataaagagaaagagaaaagagataccgattcaaaattataatgtgcgatttcaaaaataacaaaaatgtcACTAATGAATATTGGCAATTCTGCATGTGTTTTCATATTTCActtgttttggaaaaaaaaaaatgagaaaactaaaagaaaacatCTAAAACATGTGTTtggttttttagttttaagaaaataaaaaagagaatattttttaaaaattgttctgtaaaactaattaatcaagtaagttttttaatttttgaaaactcaaaattttttaaaattgaaaacaaaaagcaCTACATCTCAAATTTTGACAAAGCCTAATGATActtgttaaagaattaaaaaataagatatttttttttattgaaaacaacacaaaagatGTATTAAGAATTATGATGTAAATGCATTAATAATACTTTCAAATAAAAGTTGTATggtttttattctctttttttttacaaaatgtttttttattcctaagGGTAGAGTTATCTACCTTTTCATATCAATATACATCTGTGATCTGTTGGCTCTTCGTAGAATCCACGCGCATGCGATTATTTTAACCAAGAAAATGACATTcttaatgaaattgaaattatataaaaattatattaagagtttaaagtaaaaaaaagttataatataatttctaactatttagttcatatttttttttattaaatctctTTCAAAATGGCTACATgagtatttaatgaaaaatttaaagtaattatatgTACATTTTCCGAAATTATCTGCAAAACTCTAATATTTCATAAAACTTGATCGATCATAAAAtcgaatttaaatttatttgatttatttaataaattaagttggATAATTCACCTCACGAGAAGGACAGTCGGCCCCAACAAAATTAATCCGAGAGTGAGATCTGAATaagaatttaatatatttttggtttatataagttaatgtttttttttatttttttctttgtaaaatattttttttttaatctttgtaaatttatgttttttcaattttaatttttataaaattataatttttatctataatCTCTATAAGTTTACACTTATAtagatcaaaatttttaaaaatacaaatttataggattaaaatgaataaagtattttacaaagattaaaatcaaaaaacataaacttatatagattaaaatttttaaaaaatcttacaaaaaccaaaaatcaaataatactaACTTAcattaactaaaaacatatttaagagtttgaataaaaagaaaaaaaaaatgccgtTGGGCGAGACACATAACATATTGAATAAGATTCTCTTGAAGACaaatgaaaaaagtaaaaagataaCAACAAAGTACCTTTTTTTGCTGGTGAGAGGAAAGTAGTATATATCTGAGATAATGAATGGTGATCAATCACGAttctagttataaaaaaaatgctccaACACGCTTTTTCCTCCCATAAGCAGTTAGGGGATCTTAGTATACAAAGGGaatatcttgattcttgaccaCTCCCATTAAAAATCATTGTGGGGGAAAACAAAAGAAGGCACGACTCGCCCTATAGTTATTTCGTTTGATTCGTTAGGAATGACATTGACCCTTGAAAGTAAAGGGATGcttatattgatatttttaattaattaattaaaaaaagtaaagtaaTATTTCCTGgagaatatgaaataaaataaagtgaatACTTTCTGGAGTTTcaggaaacaaaataaaataatataaattttttttcttcccttttatGAGAATAACTCAAGGTAAAATGACTTTAACATAGTaaccaaaaaaggtaagatGACTTTCAGGAACTGATCGACTAAAATCGACATGGGTCCTTCTCTATTACCAGATTTGTCTGTTTCGAAATTACTAGTTTTAAGTGAGTAGGAAAAAACGAACAGTTGTGTAATAAATAAACCAAAGAAGAAAAACTCAaagaaataagtttaaatattttttacgtATTTATTTTTCCGTATAGAATTTTCAATTATGGTTTGgatgcaaattaaaaaaaaatatttcttcttaaagcatactttgaattttttaaaatcgtaACGCTACAcatctatttttcatttatatatatatatatatatatatatatatatatatagagtatATGACTtttcaacaacaataaaaaagggAGTAGACGATTAAAGTAgtagaattaaaattaagagaCACTTCTAATAGTACTATTAAATAGAATGTCAATAACATGTTGAAATACTGAATACACATTTACTAACAAAAATCTTCAATAAGTCTAAATCATAAATAGTTTTACTCTATTTAAGTGTCGCAGAATCTCATTTAGGAtggttaccaaaaaaaaatgtaggacTACGTAAGGAATCAAATCCGCATATGTAATGaagaaactataaaaaaaaaaaagagaggaattaataaattcaacaaatgatataaaaatgaaaaataaataaaattggtaGAAGTGAGTTTTAagaaaagttaaatataaaaatatagtaataaaaaataatttttcatcaatAAGATATTGATGCAAATAAACTAATCTTGAACCATTTAGTATGATTTAAGTTCATTAAGTATTTAAGTGAAAGTCAATAGAtattgtaatataaaaatattattttttatgtccaaaaataattatcattgttttatatatattaagaaaaaaaacaataaataaattaaaaaaaataattttataaaattagtcttacattataattaatttatctcaaaattttatagtttattaTTAACATATAAGAATAAgtgaaaaagtaattaatattacattaaaaaataagaaaaatataagataattagaataaaatagaggaagtaacttttcaattttgcacctttttctaaaatgattttCGAGCAACATCATATCTGCTATGCGCAAAAGCAGCAAGTTGGACAGTAGGAAGCAGCAGCTACAAGTCCAAAATCGAAGAGGTTGAGAGGCCTTAGTTAGGTTTTTTAAATTGCTTTTGGAAAGGGCGGCACCAACAACCTTCCTTCCCGCTCGGATATAAACCCAAACACTTGGCCTTCACTCATTTCCTTTCCCCAAATCACACAATGAAATACGTGCTCATCAGCGGCGGAGTGGTCAGTGGCCTCGGCAAAGGCGTCACCGCCAGCAGCATAGGCGTCGTGCTCAAAGCCTGTGGCCTTCGCGTCACTTCCATCAAAATCggttctctctttctctcaatttctcctctctttttttcttcttcttctttccgtACACCGACTTGTAGTAACTTTCATCTTTTAATCGCTTCCATGCAGATCCGTACTTGAACATCGACGCTGGCACCATGTCTCCCTTCGAGCACGGTGAGGTTTTTGTTCTCGACGACGGCGGAGAggttcttttccttcttctcctATTTATCATACTCTGCATGCTTTAATTTTACCGTTACCTTGGTGGCggtaaatttgttttctttatatttaattatttgactcGGTGATAGGTTGATTTGGATTTGGGAAATTACGAGCGCTTCCTCGATGTCACGCTTACCAAAGATAACAACATCACTACTGGAAAAATTTACCAGGTGCATGCTTGCTTTTGCTTTGTGTTATACTACTAGTGAATAGTAAAATAGTGCGCTGAAAAGTGATTTTTCTCTCGTGGCTTAAccgttgtgtttgttttcatttcgTATGACTAGTCTGTTCTTGAGAAGGAACGTAAAGGCGATTATCTCGGGAAAACTGTTCAGGTGATACGCCGCACGTATGCCATTTACCTCTTGTTGCtagatatttattttacttgtgCGGAACTGTGGATGATAGAGACCGGTTTGATGAGTTATTGGTATTTTAAAATAGGTGGTTCCGCACATCACTGATGCTATTAAAGATTGGATTGAAACGGTTGCTGTGATTCCCGTGGACGGGAAGGAGGGTCCTGCTGATGTTTGTGTGATTGAGCTGGGAGGCACTGTGGGTAAGATTTTAACTCAGGGATGATGTCTCTGTTGAAGCTGCATTATCCACTTCGATCAATAATGCGAGAGCGTACTTGTCTTTCTACAGGTGATATTGAATCTATGCCATTTATTGAGGCTCTACGGCAATTGTCCTTTCAAGTAGGTATGCAACAGAATATTTTGCTTTTAAACTAACAGTGATCTGTATAGTtttgtcaaaattatttattactataGAATTTCTGTAAATTTCCCTCATGTTTGACGAGGAAACCATTTTAAATCTTTTCTAAATATTCCCGTAATCACCCTAATATTGAAGGCAAGTAATATAGATAACAATCCAAGTATACTCAAGTAGATGTCAGCTTGACCACCCTAAATAATCTCCATGCAAACTGATCAATCTGCTGGTAGTTCATTTATGTATCATTAGTACTGTATCATTTCAGCATAATTCATTAATGGAGATTGCTGTTGTGGTATTGCTTAATTCCTTGCTGTATGTTTCAATGAAGTTGTTCATTGATATTTCTTTTGTCTGTCAATTTTTGTGTGGATGTTTCTGTCTTGGCAATGGCAAGAAtgcaatttttatgtttttattctcaTGATTTCTTCTCAGGGCCTGATAACTTCTGTCTCATCCATGTTAGCCTGATACCAGTGTTGGGTGTAGTGGGCGAGCAAGTACTACCTAATTACTTGTGCATTACTGTTGTAGACTTagtttaaattgatttattttatttttcgcaTTTTGAATGCAATATTCTGCATCCAGAAAACAAAGCCTACACAACATAGTGTCAGGGAGCTGCGAGCATTGGGATTGACACCTCATCTTTTAACAAGTCGCTCTGCTGAGGTATATTGTTCTGCCATTTTGACACCTGAATGCATTTAAACATGTTAATTTGTGTTATAATGTTTGCTCCAGAGTCTTTTGGTAGTAAGACCTTGCTCGGTTAATCTTAGCATGCACACTGTactattcttttctttattcaagTCAAGGGAATTATTGATTTAAACTTGTTTCCCTCTGTTTTGACTTTTCACTGTTGTATCTTTGATGCTAGCTAGTTTGGTCATATTAGCAGCTGAAATACTCTGTTCTTGAATATGGCAGCCTCTTCTAGAAAGTACCAAGGAAAAACTCTCAAAATTTTGCCATGTTCCAGTAAGTTGGTGAACTGAGCTCAGTTGTTGTCTGacaaagtttttgttttaatagttATTGATCtatattttctgtattttttcaCAGGTTGAGAATATTCTGAACATCCATGATGTACCAAACATTTGGCACATTCCCCTGTTACTGAGAGTGGGTCTCTAGTAATGTTTTGGTTCCTTTGAAGCTTGGCttcttttgtttgtattttgtgtaTATGTTTTCTGTATGATTGGTTGCTTTTTTCAGAACCAAAATGCTCACCATTCAATTCTGCAGCAGCTTAACTTACTCAGGTGAGTTCTTGATaaaggaaaatagaagaaaactcTCAAGTTAATATGTAACTTGATCAATTGATTTGTTGCAGTCTTCAAACTCTGACGGGCAAAtcctaattaaaaagaaaaacacgtagctcttttttctaaaaataatttttaataaaataatcgtTATCCTTAAAAGTCTAATTGCCGAAGGCATCTTGaaccaaaaatatttaaaggacataaatataatttaaaataatgctGCCTGCCACAGTACCATGTTACAGTGCCGCTTGGGTAAGCCCAAAAACTCTTGAGCTAAGTGCTGCCATAACCGACATGGATTGGATCTAGCTCTGGCCCAATGGTGTTGGGCAAAATCTTTGGGATAGAATCTGTAATGCTTAAGATATTGAGAGAGAAAACATGAGCAGAAGGGATCTGAAACATAGTAAAACTGTGTTGTCTTTTAGTTTAACAagggaaataaataaaacccatttactgaaaaacttatttatattcTTCTCCTCTGTAGCCTTCAAAGTCAAACCCCTTGATAAAGTAATGCTACTACAACAACATGAAGTGTCAGCACTCAACAGCTATTGCACTTTAGTTGCATGAACAGTGCACTGTAATCTTATGAATGCTTAAATGACCCCCCTTGCCATCCTCCATCATAACTGGAGTGAGCCAGAATATATTTCATCATTCTGAATATAGATTATCATACTTAGGCATGCTGGATATATtgtacttgtttcttttttctgaaaaatataGTGATACTATGATAATAATCTACTTCAGTTGTAAATTCTTTTTCAGCCAAGCTACACCTCCTGATTTACAGCAGTGGACAGAGATGGCTGAGACCTATGATAATCTTACTGAATCTGTGAGTATATAAGTTTAGTTTGCAATACTTTTtccaaatttattataatataattgtgcAGTAGCATGAAAACACTTTGAAATTTACAGGTGAGGATTGCAATGGTGGGAAAGTATGTGGGTCTAACAGATTCATATTTATCTGTTGTAAAGGTGTgctgaatcttttttttaatgtttattacaAGAATAGCAGGATGACATTATATTTTATGGAAAATTTGAGtaaatattagtatattttacTATGTATTAACTTGGTTTTCAAAATGAGGGATCTATCATCTATGGACAACTTGATAATGACACTTAAAATTCtggtttatattttttgctttaAGTCTGGTTCTCTATAAATCTAATGCCATTTTCATGAGCAATCATCTGAATTCACATTTTTACCAAATCCTTAAAACTGCTATTTCTATTGATAGAATGCTTTATGTTTTATATAATGAAAAGTATAAACAACAATTTTGGAGCATCAACCCACTTTCACTGTAGCATGGTggcttttttatttaacaaaaggttttttttgttttttttgccaGTCATTTGTTGTAAGTCACTACAAGTGTTATATTATTGAAAGGCACTGCTTAATTTTATCAtctatttatgttttataattcCTGATTGCTTACAGGCCCTTCTGCATGCTTGTGTTGCACGCTCTTTCAAGCCATCAATTGACTGGATTGCAGCTTCTGACCTTGAAGATGACAGTGAAAAATCAGTAATGATTTCTTTCCAATTGCATCCGAAAAAATTAGGTTACTTGTCACTTTGAAGGATGCCACTCATGTAaggctaattttattttgtggttTTACTCAGACACCAGAAGCACATGCTGCGGCCTGGAAGACTTTGAAGGTAAGACTCAGCTTTTTAGATAATGTGATGTGATCCTGCTAGATTTTAGTTCGGGAAAAAATGACATGTTTTCTGTGTTTATTATTATCTATGGAGGAACTGTTGGCCTATCTTTGAAATTGGATTCATACAGTACAAGGAAATATGTATTGCTTTTGAATCTGTAACCACAGCCATTTTTGTGAAATTGACACTTGCAGAGCGCAGATTGTGTCTTGGTTCCTGGGGGATTTGGAGATCGTGGTGTGAGAGGTATGATGCTAGCTGCCaaatatgcaagagaaaacaGTGTTCCTTACCTGGGGATTTGCCTGGGAATGCAAATTTCTGTAATTGAGTTTGCTAGATCGGTAAGTAAAATTTCTGTTTGTCATGCTTGGTTCTTATAACTAcatgcttttattatttttatttaatattcattATTAGGTTTTGGGTTGGGAAAGAGCAAACAGTGTAGAGTTTGATGCCCAAACACCGAATCCTGTTGTGATTTTCATGCCAGAGGTATGTACATGTCTGACCTCCCCCCCCTTTTCCCTATtctactttttgtttgtttgtaatGTCTCTTTGTCATAAACAGGGTTCACGGACGCATATGGGAAGTACCATGAGGCTTGGATCTCGAAGAACACTCTTACAGACATCTGATTGTATCACTTCCAAGCTGTATGTGATGTAGTTATCTCACTGGGTAGTATTATAATGgtgaatgaaataataaaaagcaGGTCATGTATCCCTCTAGTGAAATAGCCCATCTTCCCCTCCTCTCCTAATTATATTGCTTTTTTTATGGCAGTTTCAGACTATCCGCATATATTAAATCTCAGGCTCTTGGTGTCAGGGCCTGCTGTTAGTTCTTATTGATCCATGTTAATAATGAGGTCTGGTGGTTTATCAAGTACTGAAGTGCTTGATAATCAGGGGATGGTTTGATGTCAATGAAAATTAGGACTGGTTCAGAATTTTCTGTGCGATATCCTAATATCAAAGGGATTTGGGATTCAATTCTACTGTTATACCTTCAATCAGGGGAGTGGTAGCTCATTTGTATAGCCTTCTGCTCAAACCTACAATCTTCCATCTCCCGACAAGAAGAAAATAGGATTTAAAGCACATTCCTGATGGACTATAACTTGTTTTGAATATCTTGCAGGAATATGGATCTGAAATAATGAACTGTGTTGTGGAAAATTTTAATACACTTCTAATATGTGCCCTCACTTTCTGCATGTTCCTAATTGCTAGGTACGGCAATTCAGAGTATGTGGATGAACGACATCGGCATAGATACGAGGTTTGGCTGTGAACCTTCTTTTTGGTGACTGCATGATCTGTTTTGGGAGATTGGTGTAGTACATGTTCTGTAATTTGACATTGACATTATTACACAGGTAAACCCAGATGTTATTGAAACTTTAGAAGAAGCTGGACTTAAATTCGTTGGGAAGGATGAAAGTGGAAAACGAATGGAGGTAAGTTTTAGCTTGGGTAATGTTGCGATGCAAAGCAATATTAACTTAGAAATTAGAACCAAGGTTGAGAATCTCTGTTTCAATTGGATGTGGCTGCATTTGTTTTCCTGTTCTATATATTATTGTTACACGGAGTTCACTTCTTTTATCACTTGTTTTCTGCATGGACAGTGCATCTATTTTCTGAATGTTTAGAAATTCTCCTTCTTGTGCAGATCTTAGAGCTTCCAAGTCATCCATTCTACGTAGGTGCACAATTCCATCCAGAATTCAAATCACGGCCAGCGAGACCATCTGCTTTGTTTTTAGGTACTTGTGACTCCCTAATTTGCATTTTATATGCTATGAATCATCTGAAagaatgaaccaaaaatcattTACACCATCTGTGTTGAGTTAGTTTGTGTGATATGGGGACGGTCTGTTTGGACCTTTACAGGGCGCATGTTAATTGTGGTTACTCATCTTCCTAAAGGCCTTCTTAAGCATAATTACAGTTTGCAATTTCCATGTGTATTGATACTTGAAATTTCATAGTAAAAGATTTCTCATTTCAAATAACTCTTAATTATCATCTTCAATTCCTGTTTTCGTTATGTCTATTAAAACGTTTTATGATGCTACATGTAGGTCTCATATTGGCCGCAACAGGGAAGTTGGAAGCGTATATTAGTAGTAGGCAGAATGGAAGTTGATCTACGATTTGTTACTAGAAACTCACCCCTACAATATTTTCCCATGGTAAACTGGTACTCCAACGGGAAAATAATTGGGGAGAGGGAAGGGTGTGGGAACTGAAGGAGATAAGGGGAATCCTGAAATATTGTACGTGTGCAGCTGCCCATGCTTCTCTATCTTGGTTGCCGAGTAATATCATTTGCACCTCCACATTCATTGTTTTATCATTAGAAAACTTcacattaaaattcttttatattaattcaatGGTAAGAAGATGCTTAAAGGAGGTTGCAAATACTAGTATATCTTCACCCGTGACCGATAATGAAATCAAGCATGGCAGCTAGAATAGTAAAATTGTAGCTCAAAAGCGTTTATCTTTCCGTTGCTTATATCTGCACGTCTTGGCCGCCGGTATGGCCAAACATTTCCCGGTGGGTGTAGCTTGCCGTGGGTGTAATACcttgtattttaatattaagatTTCATTTTCGTTATCTTttcttgatgcttttcattttatgtttgcATGTTAGGTTTTATACTTTCTTATTCAACAATTGTAAGTAGAACCAATAGGTGATATACATGTGTCCGAGTTTATTTTTGGAAGGTTTGTTAATGATAAGTTTTGGAAGGGATGAAATCGTTTaaggataaaattataattatggaTTATGTCATATGATGGCTAATTCGCACATGATATTTAAGTTGTCGCAAATTTTGGTCTATACTTCCAATCGATCAGTATAGTTCTTACCGAGGATCTATGTTGTAtgcattatttcattttatatacttttatcTATAAGAAACTtgcagaaaaaaatagaaaattaatgatGGCAAAATTTAATGATTAGCTCTAAGGATCaggtagtttttatttttaaaaaattgatgccAAGCTAAAACTCCAGTTAATTTGATATCATTATTCTTATCACAGTATCTCTATTTTTGCAATGGATTGTAGTGTTGGTACTCGGATGAAGAAATTTATCAACTTTctatcattcaattttttacGTTGCACAGGATTTTGCTATTTTCTTCTAGGTGGGAGATAATGGTCGTggttagataaataatttaacaaatttattgtcccaagagaatttgaattacaaattagggtatgaaatataaattatttttaaaaatatataaaatcctttttttataatttaaaataagttcATAAAAATTCTTTCTAATGTAGTAGACATAGGCATATTCAATCACATTCTTTTAAATTCAACAATGAATAACAGCCCGGTAGACtgtagtattttttattgaaattataactatgaaaaaatgtaaatactAGAACTCAAAGGTAGCTCCTGGTATTTACAGCATCCCGCCGTACATATAGATCTCTCTCGCTCTCTCTCATTTCGTGAACTAAAATGTTCTACATTGACAATGGCATCAAAACTcaatagaaaaagaagaaaaaagtgaacGAAGTATGCTCAACAACTTGTGTCTGATCTGGGTGTTTCATTGTATTGTAGAAGAGAAATCTGGCGCTGCAGCCTCATTTGCTGATAGAATTTAGCAATGAACTCCTCAGCTTGCTTATCTATTCCCTGAGCATCTAGTTTttgttcttcctcttcttcaccACAACCCATTTCTTGGCAACCTTCATAATCAAGATAAAATTCCTGGTCTCTGCTGTCTCCTGATGCATCCATGAGGGCACTCTTTCTTCCACCAGTATCATACTCAACAttgccatcatcatcatcattaaaatcaacatgtggGTTTATGCAAGGAATGTGAGGCAAGTGGAAGCGCATGGTGGTTGGACGGTACATCTTGACATGGAAGATGGGGGTCTTGTCGAACGAGAGCTCGCGTTCAAAGTAGTGAATGTGGCTTGGAGGAGCAGTGTGGCCGAGTCGCTTCAAGTACTTTGGTACAAGACGCAGCTCC encodes the following:
- the LOC114372380 gene encoding CTP synthase-like isoform X2, which encodes MKYVLISGGVVSGLGKGVTASSIGVVLKACGLRVTSIKIDPYLNIDAGTMSPFEHGEVFVLDDGGEVDLDLGNYERFLDVTLTKDNNITTGKIYQSVLEKERKGDYLGKTVQVVPHITDAIKDWIETVAVIPVDGKEGPADVCVIELGGTVGDIESMPFIEALRQLSFQVGPDNFCLIHVSLIPVLGVVGEQKTKPTQHSVRELRALGLTPHLLTSRSAEPLLESTKEKLSKFCHVPVENILNIHDVPNIWHIPLLLRNQNAHHSILQQLNLLSQATPPDLQQWTEMAETYDNLTESVRIAMVGKYVGLTDSYLSVVKALLHACVARSFKPSIDWIAASDLEDDSEKSTPEAHAAAWKTLKSADCVLVPGGFGDRGVRGMMLAAKYARENSVPYLGICLGMQISVIEFARSVLGWERANSVEFDAQTPNPVVIFMPEGSRTHMGSTMRLGSRRTLLQTSDCITSKLFRLSAYIKSQALGVRACC
- the LOC114372380 gene encoding CTP synthase-like isoform X1; this translates as MKYVLISGGVVSGLGKGVTASSIGVVLKACGLRVTSIKIDPYLNIDAGTMSPFEHGEVFVLDDGGEVDLDLGNYERFLDVTLTKDNNITTGKIYQSVLEKERKGDYLGKTVQVVPHITDAIKDWIETVAVIPVDGKEGPADVCVIELGGTVGDIESMPFIEALRQLSFQVGPDNFCLIHVSLIPVLGVVGEQKTKPTQHSVRELRALGLTPHLLTSRSAEPLLESTKEKLSKFCHVPVENILNIHDVPNIWHIPLLLRNQNAHHSILQQLNLLSQATPPDLQQWTEMAETYDNLTESVRIAMVGKYVGLTDSYLSVVKALLHACVARSFKPSIDWIAASDLEDDSEKSTPEAHAAAWKTLKSADCVLVPGGFGDRGVRGMMLAAKYARENSVPYLGICLGMQISVIEFARSVLGWERANSVEFDAQTPNPVVIFMPEGSRTHMGSTMRLGSRRTLLQTSDCITSKLYGNSEYVDERHRHRYEVNPDVIETLEEAGLKFVGKDESGKRMEILELPSHPFYVGAQFHPEFKSRPARPSALFLGLILAATGKLEAYISSRQNGS
- the LOC114370230 gene encoding uncharacterized protein LOC114370230, translating into MGLKNSGVGHRAWSLLRASLLWASKGGVLRRRVAMELRLVPKYLKRLGHTAPPSHIHYFERELSFDKTPIFHVKMYRPTTMRFHLPHIPCINPHVDFNDDDDGNVEYDTGGRKSALMDASGDSRDQEFYLDYEGCQEMGCGEEEEEQKLDAQGIDKQAEEFIAKFYQQMRLQRQISLLQYNETPRSDTSC